In one Pseudodesulfovibrio tunisiensis genomic region, the following are encoded:
- a CDS encoding diguanylate cyclase domain-containing protein, with amino-acid sequence MSRKILLVDDDRKLLDSLALTLRKFEVETEADPHQALERLRNGDYAVIVSDMLMPGMNGVELLGAAVHEAPTTARVMLTGHGDLDIAMSAINRCRVFRFVTKPVKVDEMREIVMLALEEHERLLGEEQAKAACNLDALTELPNRSLFMDRLKQAVAGAIRNKGKVGVLFLDFDGFKPINDQYGHQAGDRVLVEIGCRLQGRMRGNDTVARYGGDEFVIILPEVSGRAGAATVARELLELVLQPVEWNGGTLAVSASIGVGIFPDDGHTIQAVLTVADSAMYRAKRNGGGAVVLGTED; translated from the coding sequence ATGAGCCGGAAGATATTGCTGGTGGATGATGACCGCAAACTGCTTGATTCCCTTGCCCTGACTCTCCGCAAATTCGAGGTGGAGACCGAGGCCGATCCGCATCAGGCTCTGGAGCGGCTGCGAAATGGGGATTACGCCGTGATTGTTTCGGACATGCTCATGCCGGGAATGAATGGGGTGGAACTGCTTGGTGCCGCCGTGCATGAGGCACCGACCACTGCCCGGGTCATGCTCACCGGGCATGGTGATCTGGATATCGCCATGTCCGCCATCAACAGGTGCCGGGTGTTCCGTTTCGTGACCAAACCCGTGAAAGTGGACGAGATGCGGGAAATCGTGATGCTGGCCCTTGAGGAGCATGAGCGGCTTTTGGGCGAGGAACAGGCAAAGGCTGCATGCAATCTGGATGCGTTGACGGAATTGCCGAATCGCAGCCTGTTCATGGACAGGCTGAAGCAGGCCGTAGCCGGGGCCATTCGCAACAAGGGCAAGGTTGGGGTGCTGTTTCTGGATTTTGATGGGTTCAAGCCCATCAACGACCAGTACGGGCATCAGGCCGGAGATCGGGTGCTTGTTGAAATTGGCTGTCGTTTGCAAGGTCGAATGCGTGGCAACGATACCGTGGCCCGCTACGGGGGAGACGAGTTCGTCATTATTCTGCCGGAGGTTTCGGGAAGGGCGGGGGCCGCGACAGTTGCCCGCGAGCTTCTCGAACTGGTCCTGCAACCTGTGGAGTGGAATGGAGGAACTCTCGCGGTGAGTGCAAGCATTGGCGTGGGGATTTTCCCTGATGATGGCCATACGATTCAAGCCGTACTGACGGTTGCGGATTCCGCCATGTATCGGGCCAAGCGAAACGGAGGCGGAGCCGTGGTTCTGGGAACGGAAGACTGA